A single window of Prionailurus viverrinus isolate Anna chromosome F1, UM_Priviv_1.0, whole genome shotgun sequence DNA harbors:
- the SYT11 gene encoding synaptotagmin-11, with protein sequence MAEITNIRPSFDVSPVVAGLVGASVLVVCVLVTVFVWTCCHQRAEKKHKTPPYKFIHMLKGISIYPETLSNKKKIIKVRRDKDGPGREGGRGSVLVDAAEAGLLGRDKGPGGPSSGSCMDQLPIKVDYGEELRSPVASLTPGESKTTSPSSPEEDVMLGSLTFSVDYNFPKKALVVTIQEAHGLPVMDEQTQGSDPYIKMTILPDKRHRVKTRVLRKTLDPVFDETFTFYGIPYSQLQDLVLHFLVLSFDRFSRDDVIGEVMVPLAGVDPSTGKAQLTRDITKRNIQKCISRGELQVSLSYQPVAQRMTVVVLKARHLPKMDITGLSGNPYVKVNVYYGRKRIAKKKTHVKKCTLNPVFNESFVYDIPPDLLPDISIEFLVIDFDRTTKNEAVGRLILGAHSITTSGAEHWREVCESPRKPVAKWHSLSEY encoded by the exons ATGTGTCGCCGGTGGTGGCCGGCCTCGTCGGGGCGTCTGTGCTTGTGGTGTGCGTCTTGGTGACCGTCTTCGTGTGGACGTGCTGCCACCAGCGGGCAGAGAAGAAGCACAAGACCCCCCCCTATAAGTTTATCCACATGCTCAAAGGCATCAGCATATACCCAGAGACCCTCAGCAACaagaagaaaatcatcaaagTGCGGAGAGACAAAGACGGCCCCgggagggaaggggggcgggggagcgtGCTGGTGGACGCGGCGGAGGCTGGCCTGCTGGGCCGAGACAAAGGCCCCGGGGGCCCCAGCTCTGGATCTTGTATGGACCAGCTACCTATTAAAGTGGACTATGGGGAAGAACTGAGGAGCCCCGTCGCAAGCCTGACCCCTGGGGAGAGCAAAACCACTTCTCCGTCGTCTCCGGAGGAGGACGTCATGCTAGGATCCCTCACCTTCTCGGTGGACTATAACTTCCCGAAAAAAGCACTGGTGGTGACAATCCAGGAGGCTCACGGGCTGCCGGTGATGGATGAACAGACCCAGGGCTCCGACCCCTACATCAAAATGACCATCCTTCCCGACAAGCGGCATCGGGTGAAGACCAGAGTGCTGCGGAAGACCCTGGACCCCGTGTTTGACGAGACCTTCACCTTCTACGGCATCCCGTACAGCCAGCTGCAAGACCTGGTGCTCCACTTCCTCGTCCTCAGCTTTGACCGCTTCTCCCGGGACGACGTCATCGGGGAGGTCATGGTGCCGCTGGCCGGCGTGGACCCCAGCACGGGCAAGGCACAGCTGACCAGGGACATCACCAAAAGGAACATCCAG AAGTGCATTAGCAGAGGGGAGCTCCAGGTGTCTCTGTCATACCAGCCCGTGGCACAGAGAATGACAGTGGTGGTCCTCAAAGCCCGACACCTGCCGAAAATGGACATCACCGGTCTCTCAGGTA ATCCTTATGTCAAGGTGAACGTCTACTACGGCAGAAAGCGCATCGCCAAGAAGAAAACCCATGTGAAAAAGTGCACTTTGAACCCAGTCTTCAACGAGTCTTTCGTCTACGACATCCCCCCTGACCTGCTGCCTGACATCAGCATCGAGTTTCTGGTCATCGACTTCGACCGCACCACCAAGAACGAGGCGGTGGGGAGGCTGATCCTGGGGGCACACAGCATCACCACCAGCGGGGCGGAGCACTGGAGGGAGGTGTGCGAGAGCCCCCGCAAGCCCGTGGCCAAGTGGCACAGTCTGAGCGAATACTAA